CTCAAATGTTCTTATGGCGAACGTATTAAGGTCGTAGCTCCCTGTATTGTCGACTATCAACAGCGCGATCTCGCATGAATTGTTGTATTCAATATAGGTGCAGAAATCCTGTAGATCGTTATAGTCCGATTCCTGGAGGACGCCGACCTTGTCATTGATATAAGGCTCTAGAGTGGGGATGCCCTCGTACTTATCATTATCATCGCGCAAGTAGAAGTAAAAGAGCGCGACTGCGATGACGATGGTCACGACCACAATGATTACTATGGCCTTATAGGTCTTCTTCCTGTCCATCTCATTACCCATCAAAGACCTAGGCTGTCATCTGGAAGTTCACTTCCCCAATATGGTCTCTCTTCAAATCCCCACATGCCTGCAAACAGCATCGTCGGGAATGACCTGATGCTCGTGTTGTAATTTCTGACAGCGTCATTATAGACACTTCTTGCATAGGACAATTGTTCTTCAAGGTCTACGACCTCGGCCATGTACTGCGAGACAAGCTCGTCAGCCTCGAGTTGAGGATAATTCGTCCACGTTGAGAGGACCAGGATGAAATTTGTATCAATCTGAGAGCTGATGTTGATCAAGGTCTCATCATCTGCCCCTTGGTTCAACGCTTGTTGCCATTGTGTTTGGAGCATCGTCAGATTGGTTATCAGGGAAGATTCATAGACCTTATAAGCATCCACCTGCGGCAACAATTGACCTAAAATGTTCACCTTGGTAGTATATCTGTTCTTGATCAAGGATGAAGCTGAGTTCACATCCTGTTCCTTGCCGACAACATTGTTGTAAGCAAGCACGATCCACAGGAGCATTATTACTACTATCGCAATAGTGACGGTTATGATGAGTATCTTCTTATTAGACGGACTCGCCATGTCTGGGATTAATGTAGGTACAGATATTGAATCTTTTGTTACTTGGTCATTTCCAAGAGGGTTTTGGACCTCCTTGTGTCATTATGAACGGCAGATAAACAAGCTTTGCGTCACGGCATGTCAGCGAGTAGTCTAGTTTCTGGAGGACCCCAGGTTTGTCCGCCTGTATCGTCACGAAGATAAAGTCTGCGACCTCCTCGGCCTCTTCGTTTGATAACTTCAGAGGCAGTCTTGCCACCTCACCAAAATCAAGTCTGGTCGAGTATCTTGGAGGGTTCAATGTCAATTCCATCGCCAGATGTTTGAACGTTCCAACATCCAGTTCGGACGCCGGGATGAACATAAAGATGGACCCTGCGCCGTTCTCCCCCCTGATAAACTCTGCAAGTTTGGCGAACGACCCCCCAGATATCTTAGAATCGTGGATCGAGAAATTGCACCAGACACGCCAAAAAGGCATGAACTTCTTGTCGGAGGTTGCGTTCCTGACATAATCTGCGATCTCATAGTCAAGTACCTTGGTTTGTCCGTTTCTTATATGCATCGTCTGGCAATTATCGCAATAGAAGACGATGTCCTTCATCTTGGAGTAAATGGGCCTGGAACATTGTGGGCATCTGACCTGTAAGACCCTCATTATATCCTTCCCCCTAGGTCGATGCGACCTTTAAGAATGTCCTCCACCAAACCGATGTTCTTCACCCCGTCAAGACCATATTTTTTATCAGGAAAATCCCCCTCGATGATCTCAGAGCCGTGCCTGAAGAAAAGGTAGCCCCCAAAGGTAATAACGGCCCCGGCCGCAAGGCCGATAATAGAGAACAATGGGTCAGCGCCGGCCGATGCACCGAAAAATAATGACCCTGCGGCGACCAGGCCTCCGACCGTCGTTCCTGCCGTTATTGCAAGGCTCTGGAACAATGCATCGCCAGGTGCCCTTCCTGATATAACCTGTCCAGAAACGCCATCAACGGTATAGATGTACATCCTCTCTCGGTATGAATAGCGCACGACCCATACTGGATAATAGATCATCGAGATCCCTCTTGGGAGGACATGGACCTTCTCGAAGGTCACATGCGGCACTCTTGATTCCCTTCGGGCCTGGTCCATTGCCATCGACCGCATCCTGTTCAAGGCATCGTCCTTGCTGGTTGTCGCCTCATAGGTCGGGATGTTCTCAAAATCCTCGAGGACGGTCTCACCACTGAGATTTCTAAGTTTTTTGATCCCCAGGTCACCTGGGTCACATGCGATCTCTGAGTACCTGTAATCGCTCAGGACCATCTCCTCTTTTGGGATCCGCTCTGTCCTGGTATGCCCTTTGGAGTCCGAATAGGTCCTTTCCTCATATCCACATATCCATCCCATCACCCTCATGGTGGACGACCAGAACGGTAGATAAATAGGATATACCTCCAAGACCTTTGCCAACCTTTTCAAATCCCTTGCCTTCCATCCTTTGCGGAACCAGGTATTTGACAGCGCGATCGCAGAATCTTGGCTCACCCTGTTCTTGAAAGCGATCGTGGCAACCCCATTATCGCCCTCGATGAACAGCATCGATCCGCAATACTGACAATTGATGGCCCTTTCCCCCTCTTCAACATTGACCGCGCCCCCGCAAGCTGGACAATCAAGTCCCACAGATATGCCCATCTTACAACCTCCTCGCCACCCAGAATGATGCCAAGAATATGCCCGCCATGGTCACCATTATTAAAACCCCAGCGAGCATCGGGTTCCAGATCGCCAGTAGCCCTTCGATCAAGAAAGCTAAGAAACCGGTCGTAGCAACGGTCATGTATCCTGCGGAGGACCTCTTAGGGAAATCCCCTGCGAAGACCTCGCCCGAGGTTGCTGATATCACGACCTTCCAGTTCTTGCCCTCGAAGGCATAGTCAAGAACATAGATAGGGAAATACACAAGTGCCTGCTCCTTTGCCTTCCCAGGCAACCGTCCGAGGTATGAGGTCATTTCTATATCTGGGATCACCATCTCGATCCCGCCGACATTGAAGTTTTTGTCGAATATCACCATATCCCCGGCAGGCACCTTCAACGAGTGAAGACCTGGCAGGGTCGTGGATGCTGCAGGTTCCACAAAAACCTGGTCGGTCCCATTTACATCCCTTTTAAAAAGATAGACGGGAAAATACCTTTTTTTTAGGCTAACGATATGGGCCAATCTATCAAGATCCTTTGCCCTGGTGGAACCACCCGCCCATCTTTTGAAAATACCTACGACAGAATCCTCATCTATCGCAAAGCTCAAAATATAATAAAACCCAGCTCCGCTTTTATCGATGAATATCTCTGATGAACAATATCGACAACGGACCAACCTGTCCTTTACATCATACTCGACAGGCGCCCCGCATTTCGGACAATTGAAGATGGCCATCTAGCCACCTCAGCTTATGGTGTTGCCGCACTCTGGGCAGAATTTTGCCCCAGCCTGAACATCCGATCCACATTTTGGGCATTTCCTCCTTTGCAGGTTCGTCCCACACTCTGGGCAGAATTTGGCATCTATCGTTACAAGGGTTCCACACTTAGGACAGTTGATCTTCTCCATTACCATCTTGGACCCACAATTGGAGCAGAATTTGGCCGATGAGGCGTTCTGGGACCCGCATTTTGGGCAAAGGACATAAGCCGTTGCGACCTGTGGAGCGGCGCCTCCTTGTGCAGGTGCATTGCCTTTCATAGAATCCAGCATCTGATAGCCCAGGCCGATCCCCGCACCGACCCCGACGCCCACACCCGCAGCCCCCCCAGACGGGTTCTGCGCAGCCTCTCTTACCGCCTGACCGGTCTGGTATTGCATATAATTCGCTCCCACAACGGACATTGAGGACCTTGTATCCACTGCCTTTTGTACCTCATCGGGGAGCGATATGTATAGTCCAGAAACCTTATCGATGCCAACACCGTAAAGTTCGAAATGGTTCACTGCCTTTGAGAGCACAAACTGCTCGATGTTCATCAGCTGGGATGCCAGGTCAGCTACCCCCATTCCCTTGCTCTTCATCTCTCCGATGGCATTGTAGACAAGGATGACCATTTGTTCCTTTATCCTCTCCTCGACCTCAGCGGAGGTGGCATAGTTGAAGGTCCCGACGAACTGGTTGACAAAATTCTCGGGTTGGACGACCTTGTACCTGAACTCTCCGAAGACTCGCAGGTTGACCATCCCGAACTCGTTATCGCGGAATTGATATGGCTGTTTTGATCCGAACTTACCATCGAATGCCCTTTTTTGAAGATAAATGACCTCAGCCCTCTGTTCTACCCCAGCCAATGACTTCAAAAGTTTTCCTACCACCGGCGCATTTTGACTGGTCAGGGCATATCTATCAGGGCGGTCAAAATATGTCAGGACCTTTCCATCTCTAAAGAAGACAGCTATCTCGTCTTCCCGGACCACGATGTTATCGTTCATCTTTATGTTCCTAGGCAAACGGTACATGATGTTGCCACGCTTCGTCGAGTCCTCCCATGCGAAAGTTTCCGATCCGATAAGGCTCATCTCATCACTGCTCCGTTCCCTGGATCACCGAAAGTCGCTTTCCGAACTTTTCTTCAAGCTCATCTAGCTTCGCCATGATCTCTTTGAGGTCAGCCTTTATCATCGTCTCATCTTGGCTTACGATGGAAGATGAGAGACCCTCTATACATTGATCTATGATGGCCAACGTCTGTAACATGGCCAGGTCCCATTCATAGAGTCTGTTCATCTGAGAAGAGTCCATGCGAATGTCCGAGACAAGGCCGGAATAACCCCCCTCGGCATGGTCTATCTGCCCTTGAAGCTTCTTGATCTTGAGGTCGATGTTGCCTGCCATCTCAACGTTCTTGCTCAATGGCATTATCGAGATGAGCTCTGAGCGCGCCTCGTCGACCTTGTCTCTCTGGTCTTTTAGCTTTTTAACGAGAGCCATCCTGAGCATTTTGTCTGAATCCCTGAGGTCTTCTCTGATCCTATATCCACGGTATCCAGGGACGATCAATTGGATCTTTTTAAGGACCCCACGGTCCTCCTCGACCCTCTGTCTGATGTCTGCCATTTTTTCCCCTGAGGACGAATATCAAGGGGTCTGATATTAAAAGCATCGTCCTGGCATTCAATAACGAGGGCACCTTTCAGGTTTTTTCTTTGAGGTCGACCTCTCCGCCAATAACCCATCCCATTATTGTCATAAAAACGACTATAAGAAAAAAGATCGACTCATCCGTGAAATAATACATTATCTCCCCGACAATGATGCCTGAAACAAAACCGAGGAGGGCAGCTGCCATCTTGTTGGATATTTTCCTCATCAGTGCCCAGCTCCTGTCATGTTGGTTAATGGTCGAAGGGAAGATTAATTTTATTGTACGGTTAATTTTAGTCATTTGTTGGGAATTCTTAATTCCAGTATTGTCATTTTCGATGTTATGTTCAGTTAATATAAATATATATTAGATGTTTGTCTAATAAAATTCTGACAATTTTCATATATCGACGCATAGATGCGCATCGGCTAATCATAAAGCAGGGAGCGTATCGAGAATATGCAAATAATAGAGAACTCTAGGTCTACAACCGGAACAAACACCCGCGTGAAGGATGTCAATCCAACGAGCGGGATGTGCCCTTTGTGCATCGAGGAATGCAATGTTCTGTGCGAGGTCGGTAAGTCGGCCTTCCGAGGGAGAGAGGTCTTGTATCCATCCCCCGAGTATTTCGGAACCAGCACCGCCTCTTCAAACAAGGATTTCTTTTTAGACTGGTCTCATTTCCAGATAATGGCCGAACTGATAGGTGCATACGGGATCGAACAGTCCCCGGATAAGGCATTCTTTGAGAACGTTGACATCTCGACCAAAGTTGCGACCAGAAGCAAGAAACCGATAACATTGAAAATACCGCTTGTGATCGCAGGCCTAGGATCGACCGCCGTAGCGAAGAGGAATTGGGAGTCTTTGGCTAAGGGTGCCGCAATGGCCGGGATAATCGAGACCGTCGGCGAGAACGTTTGCGGAATGGACCCAGACGCCGTCTATTCAAAAGGAAAGGTGCAGAGGTCCCCGGATATGGAGTTCAGGATAAGTTCATACCGCGAGCTCTGGGACGGAAAGCATGGTGACATAGCCGTCCAGACCAACGTGGAGGACGGTCGAGGCGGCGTCGATGAATATGTCATGTCAAAGCTTGAGGTCAATATTATCGAGCGTAAATGGGGACAAGGCGCTAAGGCCATCGGAGGAGAGGTAAGGTTGACCACCTTGGAAAGGGCGCTAGAACTAAAGAAACGCGGATATCTCGTCTTGCCAGACCCTGAGGACAAAGATGTTCAGGCCGCATTTAAGGCCGGAGCGTTCAAGACATTCGAAAGGCATAGCAGGGTCGGTTTCCCTGACCTGAACTCATTCGTTGAGGATGTCGATAGATTGCGTTCCGCAGGAGCTAAGTATGTTTTCCTTAAGACCGGTGCATACAAGCCTGAGATAGTCGCATTCACGATGAAGGCCGCCTCAATGGCAAAGGTCGATATGCTGACCTTCGATGGCGCAGGAGGTGGTACTGGCATGAGCCCGGTCCAAATGATGAACGAGATGTCCACGCCTACCGTTCACCTTGAAGCCCAGGTTCTCGAATGCGCAAAGATACTGCAAAAGAAGGGCAAGTTCATCCCAGACATGATCATGGCAGGCGGTTTCGTGAACGAGACCCAGATGTATAAGTCCATGGCGATGTCAAACATCGGTGGAGGCCCTCTTATCAAAGGGATAGCGATGGCCCGATCCCCCATATTGGCGGCCATGAAGTCACAGTACTTCGCTCGCCAGGCAGCTGAGGGAAAGCTGGCGAAGAGCTTCGCTGATGAGTATGGTGCAGACCCTAACAAGTTTTTCATACTGGCTCCAGAGATCAAACAGATGTTCCCGAAGAAGGTTCTTGGGAAGGACATCCCATGGGGAGCGGTCGGTCTGTATACCTACTTTGATAGGATAGGTATCGGTCTTAAACAGATGATGGCAGGTTCAAGAAAGTTCAAATTGGAATATCTTGACCGTAGCGACATAATGTCCTTAACCCCCTATGCGGAAAAGGTCACTGGCATACCAACGCTCGAGAACTATTCCAACAGGGTCATGCCTGGGATATTGGAGTATTGGGACGAGTGATCTCTTAAAAAACCTTTTACTTTTTTCATATTTGGCATAAGATAATATTTTTATAATGGACATCACCATCAGCTTTTAACCGTTCCCAAGTGGGGCGGGGGTCACCGATGAGGTGAGGGCGGAACTTTCTTAGGAGGAGAGGAACGCACAAACGGGTTTGGCAAGGGGGAGGCCGAACCCTTTCCAAACCCTTTTTCACTTGTTGTTAGAGAAGTTTTCATGCTATTACGACAACTCATTAATTATCACCTAATGTTTGTCATATGTTTCTTCTAAAATGATCCCACTTTCTATATGATGATAAAAATAGGGATGGTCTTTCGACTTCTCATCGCTAAAGTAAAAATCTTCTTCTTAGGTTCAGCCACGTCGTTATATTTGGGGAGGATCAAAATATTGTAGCCTCTTCTTATAGTCGTTTATAAAGAAATTAACAGCATCGCTGAACAGAAGAAAGTCACATTTTTTCCAATTCCCCTTCCACGGAGCTCGTTTCAAGAACTAAATCATATATCCTGTCGGCAGCCCGTCAATCATTGCAAACTCTTTTTGGAAGGAAGATCGAGAAATAAAACAAATTATCTTGATGGTGTTAGTCCAATCGGATATCTTGATAGGCAAGGTATGAGATGGTATCAGTAAGGCACAACAGATTGATCACAGAGAACAGCCCATATTTATTACAGCATGCATACAATCCCTTGGATTGGTATCCTTGGGGAGATGAGGCGTTCGAAAGGGCCAAGAAGCTTGATCGCCCGATTTTCCTTTCTATCGGTTATTCGTCATGTCATTGGTGCCATGAGATGGAAAGGGAATGTTTTGAGGATGATGAGGTCGCAGAGGCATTGAATGCGGACTTTGTCAACATCAAGGTAGATAGGGAGGAACGGCCCGACATCGATGCGTTGTACATGAAGGCGTGTCAAATACTTACTGGAAGAGGAGGATGGCCTTTGTCAATCTTCATAACTCCGGATCGAAAGCCATTCTATGCAGCGACCTTCATACCTAAAAATTCAAAATATGGGATCCCGGGAATGATGGATATCCTTCCTACGATCGTTCGGATTTGGAAGGAAAGGAGAGAAGATATTTACCAGATTGCAGAGATGGTATCTGGCTCTCTAGAACGAAACGATATTGATACAG
This genomic window from Methanomassiliicoccales archaeon contains:
- a CDS encoding LemA family protein is translated as MASPSNKKILIITVTIAIVVIMLLWIVLAYNNVVGKEQDVNSASSLIKNRYTTKVNILGQLLPQVDAYKVYESSLITNLTMLQTQWQQALNQGADDETLINISSQIDTNFILVLSTWTNYPQLEADELVSQYMAEVVDLEEQLSYARSVYNDAVRNYNTSIRSFPTMLFAGMWGFEERPYWGSELPDDSLGL
- a CDS encoding zinc ribbon domain-containing protein, whose protein sequence is MAIFNCPKCGAPVEYDVKDRLVRCRYCSSEIFIDKSGAGFYYILSFAIDEDSVVGIFKRWAGGSTRAKDLDRLAHIVSLKKRYFPVYLFKRDVNGTDQVFVEPAASTTLPGLHSLKVPAGDMVIFDKNFNVGGIEMVIPDIEMTSYLGRLPGKAKEQALVYFPIYVLDYAFEGKNWKVVISATSGEVFAGDFPKRSSAGYMTVATTGFLAFLIEGLLAIWNPMLAGVLIMVTMAGIFLASFWVARRL
- a CDS encoding SPFH domain-containing protein, encoding MSLIGSETFAWEDSTKRGNIMYRLPRNIKMNDNIVVREDEIAVFFRDGKVLTYFDRPDRYALTSQNAPVVGKLLKSLAGVEQRAEVIYLQKRAFDGKFGSKQPYQFRDNEFGMVNLRVFGEFRYKVVQPENFVNQFVGTFNYATSAEVEERIKEQMVILVYNAIGEMKSKGMGVADLASQLMNIEQFVLSKAVNHFELYGVGIDKVSGLYISLPDEVQKAVDTRSSMSVVGANYMQYQTGQAVREAAQNPSGGAAGVGVGVGAGIGLGYQMLDSMKGNAPAQGGAAPQVATAYVLCPKCGSQNASSAKFCSNCGSKMVMEKINCPKCGTLVTIDAKFCPECGTNLQRRKCPKCGSDVQAGAKFCPECGNTIS
- a CDS encoding FMN-binding glutamate synthase family protein produces the protein MQIIENSRSTTGTNTRVKDVNPTSGMCPLCIEECNVLCEVGKSAFRGREVLYPSPEYFGTSTASSNKDFFLDWSHFQIMAELIGAYGIEQSPDKAFFENVDISTKVATRSKKPITLKIPLVIAGLGSTAVAKRNWESLAKGAAMAGIIETVGENVCGMDPDAVYSKGKVQRSPDMEFRISSYRELWDGKHGDIAVQTNVEDGRGGVDEYVMSKLEVNIIERKWGQGAKAIGGEVRLTTLERALELKKRGYLVLPDPEDKDVQAAFKAGAFKTFERHSRVGFPDLNSFVEDVDRLRSAGAKYVFLKTGAYKPEIVAFTMKAASMAKVDMLTFDGAGGGTGMSPVQMMNEMSTPTVHLEAQVLECAKILQKKGKFIPDMIMAGGFVNETQMYKSMAMSNIGGGPLIKGIAMARSPILAAMKSQYFARQAAEGKLAKSFADEYGADPNKFFILAPEIKQMFPKKVLGKDIPWGAVGLYTYFDRIGIGLKQMMAGSRKFKLEYLDRSDIMSLTPYAEKVTGIPTLENYSNRVMPGILEYWDE